From Moritella sp. Urea-trap-13, the proteins below share one genomic window:
- a CDS encoding aspartate ammonia-lyase yields the protein MNNGVKPNFQTRTEKDLLGEASVPVDALYGIQTCRAIENFKLSGVPISHFPEMIIALATVKQACAAANNQLGLLSSEKFNAIKTACEQLQQGQHHDSFQVDMIQGGAGTSTNMNANEVIANLALQNLGYALGDYQHLHPNDDVNMSQSTNDVYPSAVRLAILLSHGALVDSLKSLRDAMAVKAAEFSDVIKMGRTQLQDAVPMSLGQEFRSFATTLNEDVDRIAHLSELLTEVNLGGTAIGTGINAHHQFGEIAVQALSELSGLPMVLAGDLIEASSDMGAFVLFSSMLKRLAIKLSKIANDLRLLSMGPRAGLGEINLPAQQPGSSIMPGKINPVIPEAVSQVAYKIIGHDLAVTMAAEAGQLQLNAMEPLIAYSVLDSIVLLTRAMHMFEHKCITGITANIEHCRAQVDNSIGIITAVNPYIGYENASRIAKLALSSGRAVLDIVLEEGLLSEEKLIAITNPKNLITPTFS from the coding sequence ATGAACAATGGCGTTAAACCAAATTTTCAAACTCGCACAGAAAAAGATCTACTCGGAGAGGCTTCCGTTCCTGTGGATGCGCTATATGGTATTCAAACGTGTCGAGCCATTGAAAACTTTAAGTTAAGTGGTGTACCAATCAGCCATTTTCCCGAGATGATTATAGCCTTAGCGACAGTAAAGCAAGCTTGCGCGGCAGCGAACAATCAACTAGGTCTATTATCATCAGAAAAATTTAATGCGATAAAAACAGCCTGTGAGCAGCTGCAACAGGGTCAACATCATGATTCTTTTCAGGTCGACATGATCCAGGGGGGCGCTGGTACCTCGACTAATATGAATGCCAACGAGGTGATCGCCAATCTTGCCTTACAAAATTTGGGTTATGCATTGGGTGATTACCAGCATTTACACCCGAATGATGATGTCAACATGTCTCAATCGACTAATGACGTTTACCCCTCTGCGGTTCGTCTCGCCATTTTATTGAGTCATGGGGCATTAGTTGACTCCTTAAAGTCATTGCGTGATGCGATGGCTGTTAAAGCCGCTGAATTCTCTGATGTCATCAAAATGGGCCGAACCCAGCTTCAAGATGCAGTGCCGATGTCGTTAGGCCAGGAGTTCCGGTCATTTGCGACCACATTAAATGAAGATGTTGACCGTATTGCCCATTTATCCGAGCTATTAACGGAAGTGAATCTTGGTGGCACCGCCATTGGTACTGGCATCAATGCACATCATCAATTTGGCGAAATTGCGGTGCAGGCGCTAAGTGAATTATCTGGTTTGCCTATGGTATTGGCTGGGGATTTAATCGAAGCAAGTTCCGATATGGGGGCCTTTGTACTCTTCTCTAGTATGTTAAAACGATTAGCGATAAAGCTGTCCAAAATTGCCAATGATTTACGGCTATTAAGTATGGGGCCGCGTGCGGGGTTGGGCGAAATAAACCTACCTGCGCAACAACCTGGCAGTTCAATTATGCCCGGTAAGATCAATCCGGTGATCCCAGAGGCGGTATCTCAGGTCGCTTATAAGATCATTGGTCATGACTTAGCTGTCACCATGGCGGCAGAAGCGGGGCAGTTACAGTTAAATGCGATGGAACCCTTAATCGCCTATAGCGTGCTCGATTCAATTGTGTTGTTAACCCGTGCGATGCATATGTTTGAACATAAGTGCATTACAGGCATTACGGCTAATATCGAACATTGTCGTGCTCAGGTGGATAACAGCATTGGCATCATCACCGCAGTAAATCCTTATATCGGGTATGAAAATGCCTCTCGCATCGCAAAACTAGCGCTTAGCAGCGGGCGAGCTGTATTAGATATTGTCCTAGAAGAAGGACTCTTAAGTGAAGAAAAACTTATTGCCATCACCAATCCGAAGAATCTGATAACCCCAACATTTAGCTAA
- a CDS encoding LPP20 family lipoprotein, producing MKKIILISAITLALAGCATTNKTVEETQSVRIVTCNFPDSPAATAPAWICDVLPSDLAAGGVGYSKKSAAGMSIMRKIAINNARVQLASQFEIDVSSMFKQAVESTVTSSTLAGSNEDVLEKMENVTKSVVSRTLANSKLIVSQATPTGGLYVLVGMDQATYDANLNKVIDGVTQDSKLWGQFNNEKAAADLSNALQSLKAM from the coding sequence ATGAAAAAAATTATCCTAATTAGTGCAATTACCTTAGCGTTAGCTGGCTGTGCGACAACGAATAAAACAGTTGAAGAAACACAAAGTGTACGAATTGTAACGTGTAACTTCCCAGACTCTCCAGCTGCAACTGCACCCGCTTGGATCTGTGATGTATTACCAAGCGATCTTGCTGCTGGCGGCGTTGGTTATTCTAAGAAAAGTGCTGCTGGCATGTCTATCATGCGTAAAATAGCAATTAATAACGCACGCGTGCAATTAGCATCACAATTTGAAATTGATGTTAGCAGCATGTTTAAACAAGCTGTAGAGTCTACCGTTACGTCTTCAACATTAGCTGGCTCTAATGAAGATGTATTAGAGAAAATGGAAAATGTGACAAAATCCGTTGTATCTAGAACGCTTGCAAACAGTAAGTTAATTGTAAGCCAAGCAACACCGACAGGCGGTTTATATGTGCTAGTAGGTATGGATCAAGCGACTTACGATGCAAACCTTAATAAAGTTATTGATGGTGTAACTCAGGACTCTAAGTTATGGGGTCAGTTTAACAATGAGAAAGCGGCAGCAGATTTGTCTAATGCGCTCCAGTCATTAAAAGCAATGTAA
- a CDS encoding homogentisate 1,2-dioxygenase: MIRRIAFPLLKGTYSRQAHADLPEQGVFEREVSREGFYGPATHLHHKHPPTGWCAWSGEHRPRAYNLLKLPNAQSSPWDAPLLFHNAHCQIRFWQCNGNMQTLVRNADGDDLIFIHQGHGELFCDYGHLSVEQGDYVLIPRSCLWRLEPTKPMTLMMIEASNDYYGLPDKTIVGQHAIFDQAVLDTPEIDDAYLQQQNEQPWQIIIKRFNQQSIITYPFNPLDVVGWHGDVSVVRLNWLDIRPLMSHRFHLPPSAHSTFVTSRFVVCTFVPRPMESDPGALKVPFYHSNDDFDEVIFYHQGEFFSRDNIEPGMLTFHPCGFPHGPHPKAYRAGCQSQRKETDEVAVMIDTRDGLAIGSSMPDVEWAGYVDSWKE, from the coding sequence ATGATCCGTAGAATTGCGTTTCCACTACTAAAAGGCACTTATTCTCGGCAAGCGCACGCGGATCTCCCCGAGCAAGGTGTATTTGAAAGAGAAGTCAGTCGGGAAGGTTTCTATGGGCCCGCCACACATCTGCATCATAAACACCCGCCAACAGGATGGTGCGCTTGGTCTGGAGAGCACAGACCAAGAGCCTATAACTTATTAAAACTGCCTAATGCTCAGTCCTCGCCATGGGATGCTCCGTTGTTATTTCACAATGCTCATTGCCAGATACGATTCTGGCAATGTAACGGTAACATGCAAACCTTGGTCAGAAATGCCGATGGCGACGATCTCATTTTCATTCATCAAGGCCACGGTGAATTGTTTTGTGATTACGGTCATTTAAGTGTGGAACAAGGTGATTACGTGTTAATTCCGCGCTCTTGTTTATGGCGTTTAGAACCAACTAAACCGATGACATTAATGATGATCGAAGCCAGCAATGATTATTATGGTTTACCCGATAAAACCATTGTTGGCCAGCATGCGATATTTGATCAAGCGGTATTAGATACCCCAGAAATTGATGATGCCTATTTACAACAACAAAATGAACAACCCTGGCAAATCATTATCAAACGCTTTAATCAGCAATCCATTATCACCTATCCTTTTAACCCGCTGGATGTGGTCGGTTGGCATGGTGACGTATCTGTGGTGCGGCTTAATTGGCTCGATATTCGCCCGTTAATGAGTCATCGTTTTCATCTTCCCCCTTCAGCCCATTCAACCTTTGTGACCAGTCGATTTGTGGTGTGTACTTTCGTACCACGGCCAATGGAAAGTGATCCCGGCGCATTAAAAGTGCCTTTTTATCATAGCAATGATGATTTTGATGAAGTGATATTCTACCACCAAGGCGAGTTTTTTAGTCGCGACAATATTGAACCAGGTATGCTGACCTTCCACCCTTGTGGTTTTCCTCATGGCCCGCACCCTAAAGCCTATCGAGCGGGTTGTCAGTCACAACGCAAAGAAACCGATGAAGTGGCGGTGATGATTGATACCCGCGATGGTTTAGCCATAGGTTCGAGCATGCCTGATGTGGAATGGGCGGGTTATGTCGATAGCTGGAAAGAATAA
- the hppD gene encoding 4-hydroxyphenylpyruvate dioxygenase, translated as MGHAYDYTKQEFSNPAGTEGFEFVEFTSPDPTQLATLFKQLGFHAFAQHQTRPLTWFKQGDIHFLVSTEGRGFASEFSQQHGPSACAMGFKVSDADKAYQHAISREAQPCKRKILEFGVPAIYGIGESLLYLVDDDVRKRLYQEQFKLTGETEQPAKSAGLTYIDHLTHNVHNGHMDTWSEFYERVFNFREIRYFDIQGKMTGLRSRAMTSPCGNLRIPINESSDDKSQIEEFLQEYHGEGIQHIALGTDDIYQTVATLKANGIEFMDVPDTYYDMIAERLPDHHEAIDQLRKHRILIDGHMDDGKLVLLLQTFTKTLIGPIFFEIIQRKGDEGFGEGNFQALFESIERDQVARGVIIDKDN; from the coding sequence ATGGGTCATGCGTATGATTATACTAAACAAGAGTTTAGTAACCCTGCTGGCACCGAAGGCTTCGAATTTGTCGAATTCACGTCCCCCGATCCAACACAACTCGCTACGCTTTTCAAACAATTGGGCTTCCACGCTTTTGCCCAACATCAAACACGTCCATTAACTTGGTTTAAGCAAGGTGACATTCATTTTTTGGTAAGTACCGAAGGTCGTGGTTTCGCCTCTGAATTCTCGCAACAGCACGGCCCTTCCGCCTGTGCGATGGGGTTCAAAGTCAGCGACGCCGACAAAGCCTATCAACATGCAATTAGCCGTGAAGCGCAACCGTGTAAACGTAAAATCCTCGAGTTCGGTGTGCCAGCGATTTATGGCATTGGCGAGAGTCTGCTGTATTTAGTCGATGACGATGTCAGAAAAAGGCTTTATCAGGAACAATTTAAATTAACAGGTGAGACTGAGCAGCCTGCAAAATCTGCCGGACTGACTTATATCGACCATCTCACTCATAATGTACATAATGGCCACATGGATACCTGGTCAGAATTTTATGAACGGGTATTTAACTTCCGCGAAATTCGTTATTTTGATATTCAAGGCAAGATGACCGGGTTACGTAGCCGTGCAATGACCAGCCCTTGCGGTAACCTGCGTATTCCAATTAATGAAAGCAGTGATGATAAATCCCAAATTGAAGAATTCTTGCAGGAATATCACGGTGAAGGCATCCAACACATCGCCTTAGGCACTGACGATATTTATCAAACCGTGGCGACGTTAAAAGCCAACGGCATTGAATTCATGGATGTACCCGATACCTATTACGACATGATTGCAGAACGCTTGCCAGACCATCACGAGGCGATTGACCAGCTAAGAAAACACCGTATCTTGATTGATGGTCACATGGACGACGGTAAATTAGTACTGCTATTACAAACATTCACTAAGACCTTAATTGGTCCGATTTTCTTTGAAATAATCCAGCGTAAAGGTGACGAAGGTTTTGGTGAAGGTAATTTCCAAGCCTTGTTCGAATCGATTGAAAGAGACCAAGTTGCGCGTGGCGTGATCATTGATAAAGATAACTAA
- a CDS encoding NAD-dependent malic enzyme — MNNNNPYLPLYIPYAGPSLLETPLLNKGSAFSERERAYFNLDGLLPPLVETIEEQAQRAYQQYSSFQQPLDKHIYLRRMQDTNETLYYHLIEQHIDEMMPIIYTPTVGDACEQFSDIYRCARGLFISYEQRHQIDDILHNATKNKVKVIVVTDGERILGLGDQGIGGMGIPIGKLSLYTACGGISPAYTLPVTLDVGTNNQSLLDNPMYMGSSHPRISNYEYFEFVECFIQAVKRRWPNVLLQFEDFAQPKAMPLLERYRDELCCFNDDIQGTAAVTVGSLLAACRANDSKLSEQRVTFVGAGSAGCGIAEQIIMQMRAEGISEQQARSQVYMVDRFGLLTDGMPELRDFQQKLVHSAQALAAWQTQGDYATLFEVMKNAQPTVLIGVSGQSGLFTEQVIKTMRQGCEKPIILPLSNPSKLVEATPEQIINWTQGQAIVATGSPFEPVEYQGQSYIIPQCNNSYIFPGLGLGIIACGAKRVTDEMLMATSLCLANESPLANHGEGCLLPPITNIAQLSKRIAFAVAKVAIQQGWALRLSDKQLAAAIEENFWLPRYRDYRRITL, encoded by the coding sequence ATGAACAACAATAATCCCTATCTCCCCTTATATATACCCTATGCCGGTCCATCATTATTGGAGACGCCGTTACTGAATAAAGGTAGTGCTTTTAGCGAACGAGAACGCGCTTATTTTAATCTTGACGGTTTATTACCGCCCTTGGTGGAAACAATTGAAGAGCAGGCGCAGCGGGCTTATCAGCAGTACTCTAGTTTTCAACAACCGCTCGACAAGCACATTTATCTTAGACGTATGCAAGATACCAATGAGACACTTTATTACCACTTAATTGAGCAGCATATCGATGAAATGATGCCGATTATTTACACCCCAACTGTGGGTGATGCCTGCGAGCAATTTTCAGATATTTATCGCTGTGCCAGAGGCTTATTTATCTCCTATGAACAGCGTCACCAAATCGATGATATTTTACATAACGCGACTAAAAATAAAGTAAAAGTGATCGTTGTGACTGACGGTGAACGCATTCTTGGCCTCGGTGATCAGGGCATCGGTGGCATGGGTATTCCAATTGGTAAATTGTCTCTTTATACCGCTTGTGGTGGTATTAGCCCTGCCTATACCTTGCCCGTGACATTAGATGTAGGCACAAATAATCAGTCACTCCTCGATAATCCGATGTACATGGGCAGTAGCCATCCTCGGATCAGTAATTATGAATATTTTGAATTTGTTGAATGTTTCATTCAAGCGGTGAAACGTCGTTGGCCAAATGTATTGTTGCAATTTGAAGATTTCGCTCAGCCCAAAGCCATGCCTTTACTCGAACGTTATCGCGATGAATTATGCTGTTTTAATGATGATATTCAGGGTACTGCAGCCGTTACTGTCGGTTCATTGTTAGCGGCCTGTCGTGCTAATGACAGTAAACTGTCGGAACAAAGAGTGACCTTTGTCGGCGCGGGTTCTGCGGGTTGTGGTATTGCAGAGCAAATTATTATGCAAATGCGTGCTGAGGGAATTAGCGAGCAACAAGCGCGTAGTCAAGTTTATATGGTTGACCGTTTTGGATTACTTACCGACGGCATGCCTGAGTTACGTGATTTCCAACAAAAACTGGTGCATTCAGCGCAGGCATTGGCAGCATGGCAAACTCAGGGCGATTATGCCACATTGTTTGAAGTGATGAAAAATGCCCAACCTACGGTGTTAATTGGTGTCTCTGGTCAGTCAGGCTTATTCACCGAACAGGTGATTAAAACGATGCGCCAAGGATGCGAAAAACCGATTATTCTGCCACTGAGTAATCCGTCTAAGCTGGTTGAAGCGACCCCGGAACAAATAATTAATTGGACGCAAGGACAGGCTATTGTTGCCACTGGCAGTCCATTTGAACCAGTCGAATACCAAGGTCAGAGTTACATTATTCCTCAATGTAACAATAGCTATATTTTTCCAGGGCTTGGCTTGGGGATCATTGCTTGTGGCGCGAAACGGGTAACGGATGAAATGCTGATGGCGACGAGCTTATGCTTAGCTAATGAGTCGCCGCTGGCTAACCACGGTGAAGGTTGTTTATTACCGCCAATTACTAATATTGCTCAGTTAAGTAAGCGCATCGCATTTGCTGTTGCAAAGGTAGCTATTCAACAAGGTTGGGCATTGCGACTAAGCGATAAACAACTTGCGGCAGCGATCGAAGAAAATTTTTGGTTACCGAGGTATCGTGACTACCGTAGGATCACACTCTAG
- a CDS encoding DUF1127 domain-containing protein, whose translation MRHSLYLNLAVFFVRADIRREERVWLAKTRRATSEIPLGNAYLLKDIGLNVDGRPLCSSAPRDVIAARRVRHLRRAFRVKIAT comes from the coding sequence ATGCGTCATTCACTTTATTTAAACCTTGCGGTGTTTTTTGTTCGTGCTGATATTCGTCGTGAAGAACGAGTGTGGTTAGCAAAAACGCGTCGTGCGACCAGCGAGATCCCATTGGGTAACGCTTATCTGCTAAAAGATATTGGCCTGAATGTCGATGGCCGTCCACTTTGCAGTTCAGCGCCACGTGATGTTATTGCAGCACGTCGAGTACGTCATCTTCGCCGTGCTTTTCGTGTGAAAATAGCAACCTAA
- the maiA gene encoding maleylacetoacetate isomerase yields the protein MKLYSYFRSSAAYRVRIVLNLKHINYDTVPVHLVKDSGQQHSIAYLAINPQGLLPCLDVAAPGSKAQIITQSGAIIEYLEERFPQPSLLPTSLIERAYVRSLMHIIACDMHPVNNLRVLHYLEEHFDCNKAEKIRWYHHWLAKGFAAIETLLARKGSTHYCYNEQVTMADVYLIPQVYNALRFNFDMTPYPAIRHIYQHCMQLPTFSQAAPEQQPDAE from the coding sequence ATGAAACTGTATAGCTATTTCCGCTCATCTGCTGCTTATCGGGTGCGGATAGTATTAAACTTAAAGCATATTAACTATGACACAGTGCCAGTACATTTAGTTAAAGATAGCGGCCAGCAACATTCGATAGCCTACCTTGCTATTAATCCCCAAGGTTTATTACCCTGTCTTGATGTCGCCGCGCCAGGTAGTAAAGCACAAATAATCACTCAGTCAGGGGCGATTATTGAATACTTAGAAGAACGATTTCCGCAACCGAGTTTGTTGCCAACCAGCCTGATTGAACGTGCTTATGTACGCAGCTTAATGCATATTATTGCCTGCGACATGCATCCGGTGAATAACTTACGGGTATTACATTATCTTGAGGAGCACTTCGATTGTAATAAGGCCGAAAAAATACGCTGGTATCACCATTGGCTAGCAAAAGGCTTTGCCGCGATTGAAACGCTTTTAGCGAGAAAAGGAAGTACCCACTATTGCTACAACGAGCAAGTCACCATGGCTGATGTTTACTTGATCCCGCAAGTTTACAATGCCTTGCGGTTTAATTTTGATATGACGCCCTATCCTGCCATCCGTCATATCTATCAGCATTGCATGCAGTTACCAACATTTAGCCAAGCGGCGCCTGAGCAGCAGCCAGACGCAGAATAA
- a CDS encoding fumarylacetoacetate hydrolase family protein, protein MKLATLRDGSRDGSLHLVSKDLQTALCVSSIAANLQWALEHWSIVEPQLQSHYAQLNNGESAGVVEFKNCLLESPLPRAYQWADGSAYVNHVELVRKARGAEMPESFWTEPLMYQGGSDSFIGPKDDIPLQDPAWGLDFEAEVAVITSDVPMGINAAAASEYILLVTLVNDVSLRNLIPCELAKGFGFFHSKPSTAFSPVAVTPDELGEAWDGAKLHLPLSTYLNDTLFGSPNAGTDMTFNFPELIAHAAKTRTLTAGTIIGSGTVSNCDRTVGSSCLAEQRMLEKIATGEITTAFLQDGDEVKIEMRDQAGDSIFGAIGQRVTSIKP, encoded by the coding sequence ATGAAATTAGCCACATTACGAGACGGCTCTAGAGATGGCAGCTTACACCTCGTTAGCAAAGACTTACAAACTGCATTGTGTGTATCTTCGATAGCGGCCAATTTACAATGGGCGCTAGAGCATTGGTCTATCGTCGAGCCGCAGTTACAAAGCCATTACGCACAATTAAATAATGGTGAGTCTGCTGGTGTTGTTGAATTTAAAAACTGCCTACTAGAATCGCCCTTACCCCGAGCATATCAATGGGCCGACGGCAGTGCTTACGTTAATCATGTTGAGCTAGTACGTAAAGCCAGAGGCGCAGAAATGCCAGAGTCATTCTGGACAGAACCGTTAATGTACCAAGGCGGCAGTGACAGTTTTATAGGACCTAAAGATGATATTCCATTACAAGATCCAGCTTGGGGCTTGGACTTTGAAGCTGAGGTAGCGGTGATCACCAGTGATGTCCCGATGGGGATAAACGCCGCAGCAGCTAGCGAGTACATTTTATTAGTTACCTTGGTCAACGACGTATCCCTGCGTAATTTAATTCCCTGTGAGTTAGCCAAAGGTTTTGGCTTTTTTCACAGTAAACCCTCTACCGCATTCTCACCTGTTGCCGTGACACCAGATGAACTTGGCGAGGCTTGGGATGGGGCTAAATTACATTTACCTTTATCGACTTATCTCAATGATACTTTATTTGGCAGTCCTAATGCCGGTACCGACATGACATTTAATTTCCCTGAGTTGATTGCCCACGCCGCAAAAACGCGCACCTTAACCGCAGGTACGATTATTGGTTCAGGTACCGTGTCAAATTGTGATCGCACTGTGGGTTCATCCTGCCTAGCAGAACAAAGAATGTTGGAAAAAATTGCTACAGGGGAAATTACGACAGCTTTTTTACAAGATGGCGATGAAGTCAAAATTGAAATGCGGGATCAGGCTGGAGACTCTATTTTTGGCGCTATTGGACAGCGTGTAACATCCATAAAGCCATAG
- a CDS encoding LPP20 family lipoprotein has protein sequence MKQCRNKLLPLLLLSMLTACQSTRNPEWYDQPQVNNTEYIYSVGEGRNLNQAKKSALNNINATLWTQVDSDFSSKESNTNINDKSYTYGSVNNNVNAKTSSVTFSGVEYTNIDNQNDIYFAQARIKKDVIIKQLKSDISNVNKKSKMLLDELKHQDPLSWWLMNREASSNLEYVNVRTAMLGAMSPKDDVSAPYVLELTEQVSKIKSQLLIKIQPSKHDKKGAQYLVEKLSAQGINTTFKNNNSVSHTLKLTTELRQSIMMSAYISTKITSLKLLNKKGNVIASNEMISTGNSMSNYRISKEGADRNFSAQMDEHGIWPSLGFNGS, from the coding sequence ATGAAACAATGCAGAAATAAACTATTACCTTTATTGTTGCTGTCTATGCTGACAGCTTGTCAATCTACAAGAAATCCGGAGTGGTACGATCAACCACAAGTTAATAATACAGAATACATATATTCGGTTGGTGAAGGGAGAAACTTGAATCAAGCGAAAAAATCAGCATTAAATAACATCAATGCGACATTGTGGACGCAGGTCGATTCTGATTTTTCGAGTAAAGAGAGTAATACTAATATCAATGATAAGAGTTATACCTATGGTTCAGTCAATAATAATGTGAATGCTAAAACATCAAGCGTGACCTTCAGTGGCGTCGAATATACCAATATAGATAATCAGAATGATATTTACTTTGCTCAAGCGAGAATAAAAAAAGACGTTATTATTAAACAGCTAAAATCAGATATTAGTAACGTAAATAAAAAATCGAAAATGCTGCTTGATGAATTAAAACATCAGGACCCTTTATCTTGGTGGTTGATGAATCGAGAGGCAAGTTCTAATCTAGAATATGTTAATGTTAGGACCGCCATGTTGGGAGCTATGTCTCCAAAAGATGATGTGAGCGCACCTTACGTTCTCGAATTAACAGAGCAAGTATCAAAAATAAAATCACAGTTATTAATTAAAATACAGCCATCAAAGCATGATAAAAAAGGTGCTCAATATCTTGTTGAAAAACTATCAGCGCAAGGTATAAATACAACATTTAAAAATAACAATTCAGTGAGTCATACATTAAAGCTGACGACTGAGTTACGTCAAAGCATAATGATGAGTGCTTATATCTCAACAAAAATAACATCACTAAAATTATTAAATAAAAAAGGTAATGTTATTGCAAGTAATGAGATGATCTCAACAGGGAATTCAATGTCCAATTACAGAATATCTAAGGAAGGAGCTGATCGCAATTTTTCTGCACAGATGGACGAACATGGAATATGGCCATCTCTCGGTTTTAACGGCTCATAA
- a CDS encoding dicarboxylate/amino acid:cation symporter codes for MNSNTSKRENAAKAMPLWLKILIGMIAGIAVGATFGPSAEVVKPIGTLFISAIKMLIVPLIFCSLIVGVTSMKDTAKMGRIGLKSILFYLGTTAIAITIGLGLGIFFEPGAGLNMVASVANEAKSAPSLLDTLVGLIPKNPIGALAAGNILQIIVFALGLGIALNLVGEKAQPVIKVFEGFAEAMYKMTELVMKFAPYGVFALMAWVSGKYGLDVLLPLIKVIGLVYFGSILHVLFLGGGLVGLFGRLNPKRFYKGIIEAQVIAFTTTSSSGTLPASIKCATQNLGVSRSISSFVLPMGATINMDGTALYQGVLALFVAQAFGIDLSTADYLTIIATATLASIGTAGVPGAGLIMLSLVLTTVGLPMEGIAIVAGIDRILDMARTTVNVTGDLMVTLLIGKSEGELDLAVFNQEETANTEYRGEVV; via the coding sequence ATGAATAGCAATACATCAAAACGAGAAAACGCAGCTAAAGCGATGCCATTATGGCTTAAAATTTTGATCGGCATGATAGCGGGTATCGCTGTTGGTGCCACTTTTGGTCCCAGTGCCGAAGTCGTTAAACCGATCGGAACCCTGTTTATCAGCGCGATAAAAATGCTGATTGTGCCACTGATATTCTGTTCGCTTATCGTCGGTGTTACCTCGATGAAAGACACCGCAAAAATGGGCCGTATCGGGCTAAAATCTATTCTGTTTTATCTTGGGACGACGGCTATCGCGATTACGATTGGACTCGGCCTAGGGATATTTTTTGAACCGGGTGCTGGCCTTAATATGGTGGCATCCGTTGCTAATGAAGCGAAATCGGCACCGAGTTTGCTCGACACCCTCGTCGGACTTATTCCTAAAAATCCGATTGGGGCACTGGCTGCCGGTAACATTTTACAAATTATCGTCTTTGCACTGGGGTTAGGTATTGCTTTAAACCTCGTTGGTGAAAAAGCCCAACCTGTGATCAAAGTTTTTGAAGGCTTTGCCGAAGCTATGTACAAGATGACTGAACTGGTGATGAAGTTTGCACCCTATGGTGTTTTTGCGCTAATGGCTTGGGTTTCTGGGAAATACGGTCTAGACGTTTTACTGCCACTGATTAAGGTTATCGGTTTAGTTTATTTCGGGAGTATTTTGCACGTGTTATTCCTTGGTGGTGGTCTGGTTGGCCTGTTCGGCAGACTCAATCCGAAACGTTTTTATAAGGGTATTATTGAAGCGCAAGTCATTGCCTTCACCACGACGAGCAGTTCAGGCACTTTACCTGCGAGTATTAAATGTGCGACCCAAAACCTCGGCGTATCTCGCAGTATTTCAAGCTTTGTATTACCGATGGGCGCAACCATTAACATGGATGGCACCGCTCTTTACCAAGGCGTTTTAGCGTTATTTGTCGCTCAGGCTTTTGGCATTGATCTTTCAACAGCTGATTACTTAACCATTATTGCGACTGCCACGCTTGCCTCTATCGGCACCGCTGGTGTACCGGGGGCTGGGCTTATTATGTTATCACTGGTACTAACGACTGTTGGACTGCCTATGGAAGGTATTGCCATTGTTGCCGGTATCGATCGTATTCTCGATATGGCTCGCACCACAGTTAATGTAACGGGTGATCTGATGGTTACGCTGTTAATCGGCAAAAGTGAAGGAGAGCTCGATCTCGCCGTCTTCAACCAGGAAGAAACAGCAAACACTGAATACCGAGGTGAGGTGGTTTAG